The window CATGTTCTAATTCGTTCCGTGAAGTGTCATTGCGAGAAGTTCGCCATTTGGCGGACCACGAAGCAATCTCAATTTCTTAGCGAATAGAATTTGTCTCATTGAGAATCCCCTACTTTCGAGTAGGGGATTTTTGTGTTAACTCGGCTAAGGCGTATGGCTTACGCCCCATACTCGAGCTCGGGCATCGTGTTCACCCTAACTATGCTTACTATGCCATCAATACACTTGCCCGCGGAAACAGAATATTGTTTTCCAAGTGGACATGTATATGAATGTCGCGTTCGAGCGCTTCCAATCCATCCAACATCGCTCGGTATGAGTTACATGCGTCCGGCGGCGGCATGTAGTTCTCAGTGATTTTTCGCATCGTGCGTAAATCTTCTCCCACGATATCGTGCTCCCGGAAAATCGTTGGCAACGTCTCTTTTGCAGTCTGAGTAGCAGTTGCTTCTCCGTTGGCTAATAACTGGGAGAGAATCACCGGAAAGATGATTTTCTCCTCGCTTGCCAGATGACCTTCCATCGAAATCTTGAACACCTCAAATTGCTTGTGAAGTTGTTGGAGCTCCGGATGCGATTCACTGTGTCGATTGGCAACCTTAGCTACCAATGCTGACAACCGCGGAAGATTTTCCTGCAAGTAACTATGATGAGTAAAGAGGATGTGGTCGATGAGTTGGTCGAGCGGCTGGGTGCGCCAATCGATGGGTTCTTCTGCGGAAACCGTTGCAGAAAGCATTGGTAATA is drawn from bacterium and contains these coding sequences:
- the ric gene encoding iron-sulfur cluster repair di-iron protein — its product is MVTIQLRTVGELVAEQPSRSLVFEKLGIDYCCGGNVTLEAACLQSGHAVETVLPMLSATVSAEEPIDWRTQPLDQLIDHILFTHHSYLQENLPRLSALVAKVANRHSESHPELQQLHKQFEVFKISMEGHLASEEKIIFPVILSQLLANGEATATQTAKETLPTIFREHDIVGEDLRTMRKITENYMPPPDACNSYRAMLDGLEALERDIHIHVHLENNILFPRASVLMA